GATTGAGGCCTGCTCCagtttcaataattgcaatggTCCCCAAAAGCAAGACATATCCAATACATTTCTCCAACACGCCTGTGGgaccattaatatatatatatattatatatatatatattatatgtgtgtgtttgtgtgtaaTTACAAAAATTAAAACTAAAGGCAAATAGCCAAACACTATCTTTTACATGATTATTGTTgcccgaaaaattaatttttttataaaaaataattaaattaaaatgataattttacAAGTATATTGTATATAActttgataaaaatattaatacatgTTTAGTTTTGATCAATTCAAATTTTTGGACGTACCAAAACATCCGTTAATTAAACAACTtacaatattaaaatttttgttacTATTGTGAATCAGTACATTTCCACCAAACCCCGTTTCGAGGATGTCATATATATCATGCGTAAGAATATATTACCCCATTCATTGCGCCGAACTTGTCATTTTAGTATTTTACATatattgtttattattatttggcaatgtgttattttattatatattcaataattgacatatacctatatatatatataatacatatatatatatatataatcttccATAATTTATAGATTTGTCCTATGGTTAGTGATCTTCTGTAGGAATATCGTGGTTATAGTAATTTATTTCAACTCTTTTAATTCTAGTTAGCCATCGGTGCTTTgacattaatttattaattaacgCCCCTTTATTATTTGGGGACTCATCAATgtaattatttttcattttcaaaaattttcttggATGTCTTGGTTATTTGCTCATTCAAAAATCTATTCGGTGGCTTTgaaatcatacaaatttcacaataaattatattttagaaataaattatggccatatatataaattgaaaaaaaaattataataaaatttggcATGAATTAAAAGTACTTTacatttgtaattaaaataattatcgaTCTAATTCTAATTTTGGCAAGAGAGCCTCACCTCACTTAATTTGAATTAATAATTATGAACAAAGAATAGGTGGGCTCTGCACTCAACTAGTCCCTCCGCGAGACGCCTTTTGTAACCTAATCTCGCCATAGATTTGCCAAACCTACAAATTTGAGACTTTTAGCTAGAGAATTAAGTGAATATCGTGGGTTGTCCCTGTAAATATTCTATATATGATATctatttctcaatttttttccaGCCAAATACAATATAAAATGgtataattttttgtttaattaagaaATTTTAGTGACTGttttaaaaattacatatacgTGAGGTTTATGATTTTTTCTATTATTGTAAAGCACTTATATGATAACAAATTCACCCAATTTTATACAATATATATGTACATTATGTAAGTTATGTAATAATAAAATATGGTTGGTTTTATCGTTATATGTCAATCATGGGATTTTATCACTAGCCGAATGGCTGTCCCGCTAAAGCTTATATTTCACACTGATCATATCACATCATTAAACCTAAAAGAATTAacagtgatatatatatatataatatataatatgtgtgtgtatatatataatataaaattgtgTGTGCGTGTGTACAGTTAAAGTAGAGTAAATTATTATATTGTTTCCCCAATAATACAAAATGCGTGCTTCATATAAATCAATAATATTGTTTGGACAGAATCATTATACTCTGCCAAATTCCTCCCCACTTACTCTCAATTAGTCTTGCCTAACTTTTTcactaaattttaaatatatatatatatataacaatatattattttcaatttgcctattaattaactaattaatcCCTGAAGAAGATTCAAAATTGATtattaacttaaaaaataagatATTTTGATTATACATTACAGATAAACTGTAACGTGGTCAAATATTGTATACGACTCCTTtgtaaaatctcaaaataattgGAAATCTTATGTAAAAAAAGATAAATAGGCTATTAATATCCTATATAAATGTACAAAAATTGTTATTAAATCatacacaaatttttttttgtaatatgatactataaaatatcaaaaaataaaaataaaatgctacaatttgattgaaaaataaaacataaaaaaacaatGGGATTTATATTCATTTGAACTGATTAGATTTTGAATCATaatataagcatatataaaaTGTGATGAAAAATTATTTGTATACTGCAAAAGAGTTAAGAgtcatattaatatttttaagggGTACGTACCTGAATCTCTATGAGCAATGTTTTTggggaaaaaatatatattaaaaactaTTTATTTGTTACATGGAATATTATTAACCCTTTGAGATTTTAAAGGGGTTGTCTACAATTTACACTcataataacaataaaattatataaattggACAACGAGTCTAAGAATTATTAGTTAAATGTTGAATTACTTTACTAATATTGATTGACGATTTGAcaataattttttgattttatttatataagaATGCTTTTATCTCCCGAATAATCTTAAAATGCCTTGTCAATTATTATAATGATCACATGTGTACGTAAAATTTGATCATtacatttaatttttcaaaataaaatattgaatataTCTTAAACCTATCTTCTAATTGATAACACAAATGCACGCAAAAccttttatatttttgttagCTATAGGGGATGACAGAACTGAAACAATGGAGTTAATTTATCTTAATCAGTGTGAATAATGTTGAAAAATGCATATTGTGtatatgataaataataaattaaattttcttaaaaattttaaaatgactAATTGATAAATCAGAAGCTAAAATCAATCATATACATACAACGCAACAAATATTAAAAGGAAAAGAGGAGACATaaatgacatatatatataatactttaCCCCAAAAAACATTTTATGACCATCGATATATAATTAATACATCACGTGCATTTTGTCAACCCTGGATTTTCTacattttataattataattataatataatataatatactttgCTTGCCATTACTTTTTGTCAAATCATAATAAATCTGAGGGGTGCCAGTATGTATCTCTTCGATCAATGAGAGCATTGGAGTActgctttctttttttttcttttcaaacaAATTAAATTACCTCTGCAGAATCCTCCATTTGTGAAGAAATCTTCCCCCACTGTTTAATGGAGTTGGCTCTGAGTTTAGGCGACACCCCAATGAAGCCCTTTTCTTTTCTTGAAAAATCACAAGATTCCCGTCTTGTTGGTGATCAAGATCAGTTAGGTTTCTGCATGGCCGTCGCGAAACTCACCACTTCTGACCCAGCAGAAAAAGACCATGTTTCCCACGATCATCCGCCGGTTCAGCTCGATCTCATGCCTTTTTCTCCGGTTCACAGGAGTCAACCATCTGTACTACTCACCAAGTTCCCTTTACCATGGCTCACACAGAGCTGCGCCTGTAAATATATATACCGCtctttgaaatttaaaaaaaaaaaaaaaactttacttTTTGTATCATGAGTCTGATGTTGTATTGATTCTTACAGTGATGGGTGAACCGAGAAGTGGGTCGGAGGCGAACCGGAGAACCGGCTCGTTGGTGAATGAAAACCCTCGTGAGGATAAGATATTGgaaggtggtggtggtggtggtggtgccGCTGTTTCTAGTTTTCAGATGGATTCTTCTTCGGTGTTAATTAGAAATGGGAAGAGGGATTTCGATTGTTTGGCTTCTTGGAATTACAACGAACAATTAGTGGACAGTGGCGGCGATGGAGGTGGCTCTAGCTCCAGAGGAAGTGATGAGGAATATGATCAAAATGGTGTTTCCAGGAAAAAACTCAGACTCACCAAAGAACAGTCTTCTTTTCTTGAAGACAGTTTCAAAGAACACAACACACTCAACCCTGTAAGTCTAGtctttttatatatatgtacaacTCCATCAACCACAGCCACTtgatcaattttaaaaaattatatacatatggTTTGCAACTCGTGTGCCAGAagtttatattatatgtaaatgaAAAGTACttgaatgtatatatatatgtatatggtAACAGAGGCAAAAGCTTGCGCTGGCAAAGCAGTTGAATCTCCGTCCCCGACAAGTGGAAGTATGGTTCCAGAACAGACGAGCAAGGTAAACGCCAAAGATtgtattttttcttcttcttaaatTCATGTTTTTGCAAGATCCCACAACTTTCTTGCTAATTACACATATCATATGATTGGTTTTTGAATCAACCAGAACGAAATTGAAGCAGACGGAGGTGGATTGTGAGTATTTAAAGAGGTGTTGTGAGAGATTGACGGAAGAGAACAGAAGGTTGCAGAAGGAGCTTCAAGAATTAAGAGCTCTCAAAGCTTCACAGCCATTTTACGACCACTTACCTCCAACCACTCTAACAATGTGCCCCTCCTGCGAAAGGGTGGCCACCACCACCAACACCGCAGCCGCCGCCGTTTCCGCCACGGTGGCTGCTAATACAGAGCTCTTTTTAGCTAGCAAAACCGCCGATCAGGCTACTTCTTGATCAATAGTGAAAGGCTACAGAAGAAAAATGTGATTTGTTTTTCGTTTTTTCTTtgcttgtttttgtttttgtttatttttatttttttcccattttgtatatatatatatatacctggTATTtggaatataatttttttggggtctattgaatttttgtttttttattttaatttcttgatcTGTTTAATATCCCGtggatatataattttttttatgatatcCCGTGAATTTTGTGGGGCAGAAGCCTGTAGAAGTGATGAATATTGTTCTGGTTTGATGATTGAGAAAACAAAATGATGAAAGGTGAATGATGATTTTGGTGAGTGTTGTTTCCCGAATCATCAAAGTATAAATTGTTATGAATATGATGACATGTCCAATTTTTTAATACCTACaatttcataaatttatatataatatgataaTGAGAATTGAAcaaacaaatattattaagtaAAGGTCACTATTAATCGTTTTCTTTAACTTTtggctttttcattttttacttgtaaatcattaatttaattttggtCTTCATGAGTAATGGAAACTTCCAATTTATAAATACCGTtcaaactaaaaaataattgatataaAAAATTCACGCATGATTAAAGCTGATATAATCTTGTGACAAATAAGCATGCCTCATTCAATCAAATCGATATCGTGTCTTGTGTCTGAAGATAATCAGGCAATGACTTAATTGATCATGACGAATTGTatgtatattttatttaatcaagCCGCAAATGGTCGAGATCAAGCAGTTTTagagaatttatttatttaagtccaTACATTTTTTCttccaaaataatatatatatgtgtgtatatacgTATTTTGAATGAGACAGGTGATCATGTCCTCACATTTAGAGACAGAAAAGATTAAAGTTGTCTCTCAAGAGTGGTAAAAGGCCACCAACGCTAATCTAAGTACAGAGACCAAGTGCCAGTgaaaaggttttttttttttttttttttttttttaaaaaaaagtagtaaaatgcaaaaaataaaCAAGGAATTGGTGTTTGAAAAGAAGCAGCATATGCATTCAAATACTAAGAGGATTTCAAACAAAGTCTGCCGTGAAACGGAGACAGATGATGCTCAAACCATTCCGAGTTCGGTATAGAAACACAAGCATGTAAAAACAAGAGATAAACGAGCACCAGCAACTAAAACTTCACCACTTCCCCAAATATTCTTACTCGACCTATTTCAAAATCTAGGAGTGTAATCGTTAGTATTAAAAGTCAACTACCAGAAGAGATTAAGCAGGACCTTAATTACAAGCTAAAGAAAGATTTACAGCAACTTCGCAGAATATGCAAAAAATGTGGCATGTGGAATTATCTAATATCAGAATTCATCACTCAAAGAGTAGATTAGCTTATTGCAAAGAAATTCGATACATTATAGAAAATTCACCATAAACAACATTTCGTGTAACACCGGCCCACAAACTTTGGGTCTTTAAAGTCACATTAAATGATTAAATCCATATTTCAATAGTCAAGAAACAATGACAAGGTTCTTCAACAGTATAAGAGCAAAGTGAACATTTCACATTCCAAAGCCAAAAACTGCCCGTATTTTGTGGAAAATAAGATCCCGCCATCCTCTCTCAGTATTTTCCACCACCGTTGCATTTCCATATCTGCAAGATCGTAAATTATTGACAAGAGAAATAAAAAAGTCACAAAAGAAAATTACTAACATATTACACGATCAAGAGTTACAAACCTATCTTCCTCAGGTATATCCGTGTGTGTGAGCTTGACAATTGTCACGCTAGGTTCAGGCTCCTCAAAAGTAAGACGCACCTACATAATCAAGGATATGTCATGCCACCAGCAAAATGCTTACTTCAAAAGTTCAAACACAGTTAAATTGATACATATACATCAGGGACCAGTTGGCTTGATATAGCAGACATAATacacaacaacaaaatgaaatTGAGGAAAATTCATTAGCTAATCCAGGTTCATATAGATGTAAAATCCACACACGTGATTTGGACCAAAGCTATTGCAGAAAAGGAAAAACTGATGTCATGGCATTCATCAATCAACAGAGGATCCTTCGGCTTATCCTAGTAACCCAGCAAAACTATGCTTCTATACACACAGATATGTTTATCTTATAAACATTCAGTACATTTGGTGACAAAAGGTGCATCTCAAATTATTCGTAAAACATATATCACGTCCTGTTATTATCAAATCCCAGTTCAGATTTTATCCTCGGAAGGGCTACTGAAGGGCAACAGGCATCCATAACCTCTTCtgtgaagaatattcagatgctCGGGAAACAAGAAAGCACCAGCATAGAGTTATTTATACACTAGGAATCTGTTGAGTATACACTTTGCTGGTCTCACTCCTTAATCAGCAAGTTGCCAATGTATGTTATTCAACAGGAatacgcgcgcgcgcgcgcacgCACACACATTGTAAAATAGACCAACAACCAGGCATGCACATACATTAGTCACAGACTGCTGTTAACTCAGTATTGGAAATCATTCAAGGGCCTAGCGAATGTAAATAAAAAAGTCCTCCATTTTTCTTTAAACGAGAGCTTAAGAAGGCAGCACACATCATCCAACTAAAACACCAACAAAGTTTCATAAATACATCAACAACAAAAGCAAACAAATTTAGCCTTTCTCTACCATATCATACAATAGAACTTAAAGAATTAACGTTGTGGAAGTGGAAATTAATGTGGCACATGTTAAAAATCACCAAAAACGAACAATTTAGTTAGGATTGCTAATAAGGATAGAATATTTAATCATACCTTGGACACTATGCCATCCGGCCAGCTACCAAACCGCCAATTCTGAACAATGAACTTGCCCTCTTGCAACTCCAGATTCCTACCAGTCACCGATCCGTCGAAAATACTGAACTCTCCCCCCACCTCTTTACTTATGCTTGCATTGCTCTGAGTGAACCCCTTCCACCTATTCTCGTCCATCAAAATCTCGTACATATCTTTTGCCCGACAGTAGAACTTCTCGCTCATCGTTATCGTCTTAAATCCTTCCCTTTTCTTTTCCTCCTTCTTGCTCTCCTTCACAGCACTATTGTTCCCGACATTAGCCACATCGGTAGAGGGCGAAAAAGAACTGGCTTTCTTCGCCACAACCTTCTTAACCTCCAAGTCGTCCTTAGCAGGCCCACCTTTAGCCATTGCATCAACATACTCTCTAATCTTCTCAAACACAAACGGCTTCCCCTTGGCAAGAAACGCCTCCTTCAATCTTTTCCCCACCGGCCCATCATCCTTGATAGTAACCCTAATTTCAGGATCCTCACCGGCGTTCTCATCAGAAATATAGGGCACTTCAACAGAACCCTCGGTGGACAAAATCACGGAATCTTTATCAGAATCCTTGGCCTCCGCAACGTAGGAAAGAACCAGATTAAGCTCATACCCAGGTATTATCTTCCCTTTGCGAACATTAACATAGGCTTCGCCTTCAAGCTTTTCTAGATTCTTGGTCCTGATATAGAGATTTCCCTCGCCCGAGATTAAGTTTTTGTTGCAAAGTAGATTCTTGAAGAAATTCCTCGACCAATCTAGGCAATTGGTTTCGGACCAATGCCAGTTGTGGACATTGGTACCGTCGGGACGATCCTCCACAATCCAGCGCTTATCGCCCTCGCCGATTCTCGCCATTGATAGAGCACGAAGTGTGTTGGGGATGAGGAAGAAGCAAGAAGAATCCAGACGACAAATGGAAATTTAACTGTGAACTAAATGGAAGGCTCTAGAAGGGAAATCATAAAACCAAATGGGCAATTTCTGCAACCGAAGCCTCTAGAAGTTAGAATTAgaactaattttttttccctagcttttgttcttcactttttaaactgttaaatttcaaatttcaaaataaaattgtttCCGAGCTTATTTAAAGTGCTTTCAATCCTGTAATCAGTGAATATTTGTTAGAAATTTAGAAACACTTGAATAAGATTATACAGACACTATTTTAGTGACAAACTATATTTTCAGTATATTTCGATGAAgctaaaaagaaaaataaaataacattcgATTGAAAAATTATGGTTGTAGCATATTTTAATCAAGAAGATGAAAAATGTTTTGTTACAAACTGAGAGATTGAAATAAGAACAAAATCTccgaataaattttaaaacctATTTATTGGTTAAGTTCACTacattaaaagatttataatttCAAGAATATTTCATGTTCATCTAAATATCAACAAttgctaaaaaaaaattgtttatagTGAATAATTAGGCTTCCTCTACATTTCGTTTGAACAGAAAAGCCGTATATCATAACATATTTACACATTTGAAAGGGAATTGTGAAGCACGCGTTACATTATCTCCACTTCCACTGATACTTCGTGCATAATTGATATGATATAAAAGCTAACACAAAAACATGtcaaatattactttttatgtcaaataataAGTTTCATCGTGGATTCTCACAAATTTAAATCCCCGAGATCATCTCACATGAACCAACTGAGAAGCCCAGGGGAATCCGGCAGGCCTTGAACCATCATAAATTATAACATAACAAATATCTAAAAAACAAATGGAGATTAACATGAACAGAAATGCAATTCGTTCAAAACATCAACTTCTCATATATGATAATTTAAAAAACGGATGCTTTTACTCGTAAAGTCAGACAGACGACATCACCAACATGCCCCAAAGTTGGTCTGGATTATCAATATCTATAATAAAGAAAAGGAAAGCCATACAGAAAGACTCCAACATTAGTAACCACCCTTGAGGTCATTGACCACGTCGTACGGGATGGGAGTGACGGTCTCTAGCAAAGCACCCTCCACCACCATAAAACCAGGTTTGGGACCCTCTGGCTGCCTCTTTGTGCTAATAATTTTACCTTGTGCCTTGGCCTCGGCCTTCAATTGATCATTCTTCTTGATCCTCAGAAGGATGTCCTCATGGCAACGTGATGGCTGAACATGTTCCACACGAACATGTAATCTTTTCTTTATGATTCTGTTACCAACCTGCATTCACAAGAACACGACACCGGGTTATTACATTTGATCGTCGTCATTGAAAAATGACATGCGATAACAACAAAGGGGAAAGAATAAAACAAACATTTGAAGAGATTAAAAAAAGTTGTTATTGAAATACATAAAGAAAGAGTTGTCCTCCCCAATCATTTGCCCAACCGAAAATAAAAAGACAGACTTTGCTTTGTGTACTCATTGATTGGTAATACAAGGGTTTTTTAGTAGTACAGCATGTTTCTTTTAATTGTAGGATTACCAGCTTTCATCTCTGACATGGTCAGGCTGGATTTATGATGTTACCATTTCTTTTCAAAAGTTAGTCGGTTACTGATtaatggattttttttattaaactaAATTCAACATCGGCACAACGAAGACATAGAGGAGATGCAATAGGGAAAGCTTCATAAAGACCATATACATCACGAAATTCGAGCGAAAGCAGGAAACTTCACAGATTACCAATGCCTGCTCGGTTTTATAAGATTCTTTGATTTAATCAAACTTCGTGAGGTAGATACAAAGCTTTGTGCTTAACAAATCTGTCAAAAATACAGATAGGCTAGGAAATGTATCCAGATGTTCTGTTGTGAGTTCATTTAATCTCTTCTTATCCTGTTGTTGACAAAACCCAAATATAATACTTTGTGAGTCCTAAGAAGTGCAAGATGCTCTAAATTATCGAACTTTAATTATCATGGTAGTAGTCTCGTATAATCTAAATATAAAACCTAAAAATCTTATATAAACTCCACTCAAGGCAGCAGCTGTTTCGAggaaaatacataaaaaattcTCATGAGTCATGATCGACAAAAAACGAGCTGAGAGGAGATCATTTCCGTATCAACTTACATAGCCTAATCACACATATATACGGTAAAAAAAACATGGAAATAAAACGATATAGTCAAATGGGCATCTAAATTCAGCATAAAAACATGATATATGCTTGCACAAATGCATACACAAAAAGTAGGTGCACTCGATCCTTACCTGCTTGTTGACTTCAACGCCGATGGCGCGCTTGGTAAcgttccagacccgacccgttCTTCCATGATAGAACTTGTGTGGCATACCCTTGTGAATCGACCCGTTTACCTTAACATCTACGTAATCCCCGACCTTGTAGGTCCGAAGGTAGGTGGTGAGATGTGTGGGACCCTTCTTCCTGAAAGCACGAGCGAACAGATCCCGAGTACGCGACCTCAATCCGTGTCCCGCCGGCATTTTTTCAGTGTTCTTGCTGGCTCGCCCCTGCTTCTCTCtgggagaaaagaaaagaaatggtTGCTGGAGCTAGGGTTTCTGGCGATATTTGGGCCCGTGTAAATATGgttattttattgaattcgtTTCTAAATATTGGGCTTTCATAAACTATTGGGCCGATTAACAAGAATATTTACACCCCACAAGAATAAAGTCTGTGAACGAAAGAGAAAATAGATAAATCGGTCTTCTAATTTGGCCCATTTTATGATTTGATGTTACTAGTATtcaattttatattttgattgatgatgtatgTTATGTTTtggcttttgatttttttttttttgttgcgaAAAATGTTAATGTGGCCTCAAAAAATATTGACGTATTCATCCTCATGTCATCACTCcataaaatttgattaaaaatcaaaacataaccTAACTGATGACACAAAAACTTGTTAGGTGGGATGGTGGCAGATGGTAGGTGCTGGTTGGGGAAGGAAATCGAATGCGGTGCATTTAATTTCCAAGCGTAAAGAAGTCCTATAAATAGGCTTCCTCTCCTTCAGTTTATTTCATCCCTTCAGCTCTTTTCTTTCTtcctttgaaattttattaaggcaggTGAAGCGATGGCCGGAAATGACGGATCGGGATCGGGAATAAATAAGTTCGACGGTACAGATTTCACGTTTTGGcggttacagattaaagattatctgtatagcaagaagctacatcaaACTCTATCCGGGGTGAAGTCAGaaaagatggaggatgatgagtgggagcttcttgaccgacaagtgttaggggtaatacgattgaccctaacaaagaacgtggcCCACAACGTGGCTGAGGCAAAAACCAcagaggagatgatgtccattttgtcggacatgtacgagaagccatcagaaaataataaagtgttcctcatgaaaaagttattcaacttgaagatggaggaaggtgcttcggtggcagcacacatcaatgaatttaacacgattgtttcccagctaacatcggttgaaattaaatttgatgatgaaattcgagcacttattcttttggcgtcATTACCAAATGCttgggagccgatgcgggcagcggttagcaattctgctggaaaagaaaag
This portion of the Henckelia pumila isolate YLH828 unplaced genomic scaffold, ASM3356847v2 CTG_80:::fragment_1, whole genome shotgun sequence genome encodes:
- the LOC140873624 gene encoding homeobox-leucine zipper protein HAT14-like, encoding MELALSLGDTPMKPFSFLEKSQDSRLVGDQDQLGFCMAVAKLTTSDPAEKDHVSHDHPPVQLDLMPFSPVHRSQPSVLLTKFPLPWLTQSCALMGEPRSGSEANRRTGSLVNENPREDKILEGGGGGGGAAVSSFQMDSSSVLIRNGKRDFDCLASWNYNEQLVDSGGDGGGSSSRGSDEEYDQNGVSRKKLRLTKEQSSFLEDSFKEHNTLNPRQKLALAKQLNLRPRQVEVWFQNRRARTKLKQTEVDCEYLKRCCERLTEENRRLQKELQELRALKASQPFYDHLPPTTLTMCPSCERVATTTNTAAAAVSATVAANTELFLASKTADQATS
- the LOC140873737 gene encoding uncharacterized protein, which codes for MARIGEGDKRWIVEDRPDGTNVHNWHWSETNCLDWSRNFFKNLLCNKNLISGEGNLYIRTKNLEKLEGEAYVNVRKGKIIPGYELNLVLSYVAEAKDSDKDSVILSTEGSVEVPYISDENAGEDPEIRVTIKDDGPVGKRLKEAFLAKGKPFVFEKIREYVDAMAKGGPAKDDLEVKKVVAKKASSFSPSTDVANVGNNSAVKESKKEEKKREGFKTITMSEKFYCRAKDMYEILMDENRWKGFTQSNASISKEVGGEFSIFDGSVTGRNLELQEGKFIVQNWRFGSWPDGIVSKVRLTFEEPEPSVTIVKLTHTDIPEEDRYGNATVVENTERGWRDLIFHKIRAVFGFGM
- the LOC140873625 gene encoding large ribosomal subunit protein eL21z/eL21y-like; its protein translation is MPAGHGLRSRTRDLFARAFRKKGPTHLTTYLRTYKVGDYVDVKVNGSIHKGMPHKFYHGRTGRVWNVTKRAIGVEVNKQVGNRIIKKRLHVRVEHVQPSRCHEDILLRIKKNDQLKAEAKAQGKIISTKRQPEGPKPGFMVVEGALLETVTPIPYDVVNDLKGGY